GAGATGGCCGTCCCGTACGCCGACGCTGAGGAAGCCGTCGGTGAACAGGGCGTTGCCGAGCAGCAGGGCGAGCAGGACGAGCGAGGGCCACAGCAGGGGGTGGCCCGCCAGCCGCTTGCCCAGGCCGCCGGCCGCTGTGGCCTTGGAGCGCTGGGAGGTCATGAGTCCGTTCCGGTGGCGATGGTGCTCAGAATGCGATCGGGGGTGACGCTGTCGTCGTTGGTCAGGGTGGCCACCATCCGGTGGTCCCTGAGCACCGCGACGCGGTGGCTGAGGCGCAGTACCTCCTCGAGTTCCGCGGAGACGAACAGCACGGCGGTGCCGTCGGCGGCGAGGCGGGCGACGAGCTTCTGGATCTCGGCCTTGGCGCCGATGTCGATGCCGCGGGTGGGCTCGTCGAGGATGAGCAGCCGGGGCTCGGTCAGGAGCCAGCGCGCCAGGAGGACCTTCTGCTGGTTTCCTCCGCTGAGGTTGCGCACCTGCGCCTCGGGGTCGGCCGGGCGGATGTCCAGTGCCTCGATCCAGGTGCGGGCCAGCTCGTCCTGGGTGCTCCGGGACAGCGGTCTGGTCCAGCCTCGGGCCGCCTGGAGGGCGAGCACGATGTTCTCGCGGACGGTCAGTTCCCCGATGATCCCCTCGGACTTGCGGTTCTCCGAGCAGAAGGCGATCTTGTGCGCGATGGCGTGGCGGGGGGTGCGCAGGGAGACCGTGGCGCCCTCCACCTTCACCTGGCCGGCGTCGGCGCTGTCCGCGCCGAACAGCAGCCGGGCGGTCTCGGTGCGTCCCGATCCCAGGAGGCCGGCCAGTCCGATGACCTCACCGGCGTGGACGTCGAGGTCGTACGGTTCGACGGACCCGGCGCGCGCCAGTCCGCGGGCCTCGATGAAGGGCTCGCCCGCCGCCCGCTCGGCCGCCTGCCGCTGTGCCTGGCCGGACAGTTCGTCGAGGGTGGCGAGGGCGCCGCCGATCATGCGCTGCACCAGGGTGACGGGGGTGAGTTCCCCGATGGTGTACTCGCCCTCCAGGCGGCCGTTGCGCAGGATGGTGACGCGGTCGCAGATGTCGAAGACCTGGTCCAGGAAGTGCGTGACGAACAGGATGGCCACTCCCCTGTCCCGCAGCCGCCGTACCAGGGTGAACAGCTGCTCGACCTCGTCGCGGTCGAGGCTGGAGGTCGGCTCGTCCAGGACGAGGACCTTCGCCGACACGTCCACGGCGCGGACGATGGCGATGAGCTGCTGCACCGCCAGCGAGTGCGAGCCGAGCGGGCTGGAGACGTCGAGGCCGAGTTCAAGCTCGGTGAGCAGTTCGGTGGCGCGGCGCCGCAGCGCGGACCAGTGGATCAGGCCGAACCTGCGCGGTTCGCGTCCGATGAGGATGTTCTCCGCGACCGAGAGGTTCGGGCAGAGGTTCACCTCCTGGTAGACGGTGCTGATGCCGGCCTGCTGCGCCTGGAGCGGATCTCCGAAGGAGTGCGGCGTGCCGTCCACGAGGATGGTGCCGCCGTCGGCCGGGTGGACGCCGGTGAGCACCTTGATCAGGGTGGACTTCCCGGCGCCGTTCTCGCCCATCAGGGCGTGTACTTCGCCGGGAAAGAGCCGCAGGGCGACGTCGTCCAGGGCGAGTACGCCCGGGAACTCCTTGCGGATGCCCCGAGCCTGGAGGACCGGCTGCCGGTCGTCCGCGGTCGGATTCCGTGGGGTGGGTGGGGCGGCCATCCGCCCTCCTCTCATGGGGGGTCGAAGCAGGGGCCGGAGCGTCGCTCCGGCGCCCGGATCGCCGTGCCGTCAGTACTTGCGGGACGGCAGCGCCTCGGCGGCCTGGTCCTGGGTGAAGACGCCTTCCTCGACCTCCACGCGGGTCGGCACGTTCTCCCCGGCGGCGACCTTCTTGACGAGGTCCATCAGCTGGTCGCCGAGGAGCGGGTTGCACTCCACCACGACGTTGATCTTGCCTTGGTTCATGGCGACGAAGGCGTCCTTGATGCCGTCGATGGAGATGACCTTGATGTCCTCGCCCGGCTTCTTGCCCGCGGCCTCGATGGCCTGGATGGCGCCGAGCGCCATGTCGTCGTTGTGGGCGTAGAGCACGTCGATGTCCTTGTGGGACTTCAGGAAGGCCTGCATGACCTCCTTGCCCTTGGCCCGGGTGAAGTCGCCCGACTGGGAGGCAACGATCTTGAACTTGTCGTCGCCCTTGATGACCTCGGCGAAGCCCGCCTTGCGGTCGTTGGCGGGCGCCGAGCCGGTGGTGCCCTGGAGCTCGACGATGTTGACCGGGCCGTTCTCCTTGGCGTACTCGGCGGTCAGCCACTCGCCCGCGGACCTGCCCTCCTTGACGAAGTCGGAGCCCAGGAAGGACTTGTAGAGCGAGGGGTCCTTGGTGTCCACGGCGCGGTCGGTGAGGACCACCGGGATACCGGCGTCCTTCGCCTCCCTGAGGACCGTGTCCCAGCCGGACTCGACCACCGGCGAGAA
This genomic window from Streptomyces thermolilacinus SPC6 contains:
- a CDS encoding sugar ABC transporter ATP-binding protein, encoding MAAPPTPRNPTADDRQPVLQARGIRKEFPGVLALDDVALRLFPGEVHALMGENGAGKSTLIKVLTGVHPADGGTILVDGTPHSFGDPLQAQQAGISTVYQEVNLCPNLSVAENILIGREPRRFGLIHWSALRRRATELLTELELGLDVSSPLGSHSLAVQQLIAIVRAVDVSAKVLVLDEPTSSLDRDEVEQLFTLVRRLRDRGVAILFVTHFLDQVFDICDRVTILRNGRLEGEYTIGELTPVTLVQRMIGGALATLDELSGQAQRQAAERAAGEPFIEARGLARAGSVEPYDLDVHAGEVIGLAGLLGSGRTETARLLFGADSADAGQVKVEGATVSLRTPRHAIAHKIAFCSENRKSEGIIGELTVRENIVLALQAARGWTRPLSRSTQDELARTWIEALDIRPADPEAQVRNLSGGNQQKVLLARWLLTEPRLLILDEPTRGIDIGAKAEIQKLVARLAADGTAVLFVSAELEEVLRLSHRVAVLRDHRMVATLTNDDSVTPDRILSTIATGTDS
- a CDS encoding ABC transporter substrate-binding protein, giving the protein MARRAAVLAVSVALLASSVLTACSTQAPASGTDGSGRGDSDGKITLGFAQVGAESGWRTANTKSVQESAEKAGITLKFSDAQQKQENQIKAIRTFIQQKVDVIAFSPVVESGWDTVLREAKDAGIPVVLTDRAVDTKDPSLYKSFLGSDFVKEGRSAGEWLTAEYAKENGPVNIVELQGTTGSAPANDRKAGFAEVIKGDDKFKIVASQSGDFTRAKGKEVMQAFLKSHKDIDVLYAHNDDMALGAIQAIEAAGKKPGEDIKVISIDGIKDAFVAMNQGKINVVVECNPLLGDQLMDLVKKVAAGENVPTRVEVEEGVFTQDQAAEALPSRKY